The nucleotide sequence TCCTATGGCCTGCATACGGATTCGTCTCATCGCTTCGAGCGTGGCGTAGATCCTCTGTTGCCGCGTAAGGCCATGGAGCGAGCGACTGCACTGTTGGTCGAGGTGATGGGTGGAGAAGCTGGGCCGATAATTGAAGTGGCCAGCGAAGCTAACCTACCAATCACTGCCGCCATCACTCTGCGGGCCGAGCGCATCACCCAAATGCTCGGCTTAGAAATGGATTCGGCTGAGATCGAGCAACTGTTACGCGCGTTAGGCTTATCCGTAACCCAGGAGAGCTCCGGGATTTGGAAGGTCGAGGTACCCAGTCATCGCTTCGACATCGCGATAGAAGTGGATTTGATCGAAGAATTGGGGCGCCTTTATGGCTATAACCGCTTACCAATCCGCTATCCGCAGGCACGCCTAGCGCCACAGGCCAAGGCGGAAGCCCGTTCGGAGCTTCCAGTGCTGCGGCGTTTGTTAGTCGCACGGGGCTATCAAGAGGCTATTACCTACAGTTTCATTGATCCTAAATTGTTCGACCTGTTCGATCCGGGCGTTGAGCCGTTGCAACTAGCCAACCCGATTTCTGCCGATATGGCTGCCATGCGTTCGTCGCTGTGGCCGGGTTTGGTCAAGGCACTGCAGCACAACCTCAATCGACAGCAGTCCCGAGTGCGTTTGTTCGAAAGCGGATTGCGCTTTAAAGGTAAGCTCCCAGGCCTCAAGCAGGAAGCGATGCTGGCGGGAGTTATTACCGGAAGTCGCTTGCCTGAGGCGTGGGCTCACGGACGTGACGACGTTGACTTCTATGACTTGAAGGCGGACGTCGAAGCAGTGCTGGGCCATGCAGGTGCGCTGGACTCTTTCATCTTCGTCCCAGGCCAACATGCTGCACTGCATCCTGGTCAGACGGCGCAAATTGAACGAGAAGGGCGAGTCATCGGCTATATGGGGGCAATTCATCCTGAGCTAACTCAATCGCTAGGTTTGGAGCAGCCGATCTATCTTTTTGAATTGGTGCTGTCTGAAATTGCCCAAGGTAATTTGCCTCAATTCAGAGAACTATCGCGCTTCCCAGAGGTACGTCGGGACTTGGCACTGCTGGTGGATAAGGACATTGCTGCTGAGTCTGTGCTGGCAACTATTCGTGAGACTTCCGGCGAATGGCTGACAGACCTCAGGCTGTTTGATGTGTATCACGGTAAAGGTATTGATCCGCATAGAAAAAGCTTGGCCGTCGGCTTGACCTGGCAACATCCATCGCGCACTCTTAATGACGATGAGGTAAGTAGTACAACGCAGAACATCCTTGCCTCGCTGGAAAAAAGGTTCAACGCCACGTTAAGGAAGTAACGTATGGGGGCTCTGACGAAAGCTGAAATGGCGGAACGTCTGTATGAAGAGCTAGGCCTGAATAAGCGGGAAGCCAAGGAGTTGGTAGAGCTGTTTTTTGAGGAAATCCGGCAGGCGCTGGAGCTTAATGAGCAGGTCAAATTGTCGGGTTTTGGCAATTTTGATCTGCGAGACAAGCGTCAGCGCCCCGGACGTAACCCAAAAACGGGAGAAGAAATCCCGATTACGGCTCGCCGTGTCGTCACTTTTCGTCCAGGCCAGAAACTGAAAGCCAGAGTCGAAGCTTATGCTGGAACCAAGTCATAACGATGAGTTACCGCCGATACCGGGCAAGCGCTATTTCACCATTGGTGAAGTAAGTGAGCTTTGCGCGGTGAAGCCACATGTTCTGCGTTACTGGGAGCAGGAGTTTACTCAGCTCAATCCAGTGAAGCGCCGTGGAAATCGCCGCTACTATCAGCGTCAGGATGTGCTGATGATTCGGCAGATCAAGGCCTTACTCTACGATCAAGGTTTCACTATCGGCGGCGCGCGTCAGCGTCTTTCCGGTGATGAGGCAAAGGACGATACCACTCAGTACAAGCAGCTGATTCGGCAAATGATTGTCGAATTGGAAGACGTTTTACTTGTTCTGCGGAAGTGATGCTCTACGAAAAAACTTCCGTATTTCATGGGCTTAGTTTATAGTTCCTCCCGCTTTCGGCTGTAGCTGAAAGCAAATCTTTAGTCGGGGCGTAGCGCAGCCCGGTAGCGCACTTGCATGGGGTGCAAGGGGTCGAGTGTTCGAATCACTCCGTCCCGACCAAATAACCCTAGAAAATCCAGTCACTTAGCGGTGACTGGATTTTTTTTGGGCACGGTTTTTTGCTTTCACCTCAAAAGGCCGGTTCTGGTGACCGTTTGGTGACCGTTTGTGCTGGACTCGCTTCTGCAGGCTTGGTTACCTGACAGCCAGCGATCATCTTATAAGTGCGTGCCGGATAAGTAGCGCCAGTGCTGCAAAACAGTCAGCGAAGTCGTCCAATTCTCTTGGCTCCACATCGGGCGGTACAGGCAAATTCTGAGCCTCAATCTGATTTCTGGCTCCGTGCGAGCGAGGGGGCACCTGATTGGTCTTCGCGGTTGCTCCGGGCCGAACAGCTCGCGCGCCGCTTATGTCGGCAGTAGAGGTCGAGAAGCACGGGCCGCCGATGGTCCGTTGGACGGGAATCTGCTGGTCCCTACGACGGATTGCCTCGCGGATGTGCTACGACGTTTCCGCAGGGATTTAGCCTTGCGAATGGCGTGGTGGTTTCATGTATTGATGGGGATTACAACCAGGGTAGGAGAGATCAAGCCCCGCGATTTGTTAGCTGCTGGATTCTTGTAGCAGCCTAGGGATTTTTCTGACCGCCTCCTCTCGGAGATCCAGCTTGCTTTGGCCGTGGTGCATGCGCCTATGGCAATTGGGACACAATGCAATTGTGTTCGATATTCTGTCGCTACCGCCTTCGGCTAGGGGCTTTACGTGATGCACCTCCAAATATGGCAGGCCATCTTCTCTCAGAAACGGCGCTGAACAATCACAGAGTTCACAGCACCCATCCGCTCGCTGAAGAACCCAAGCTTTAACAGCGGGATCGCGGGCATATACAGTGCTTGTGGCTGTTGTGCTAGCAGGCTTTGCGCGACCTGGCGGCACTTCAAGCATGGAGCGTATCAAAGCAGTTGCCCGCACCTCTAGTTCAGCATTGTCGGCCGTAGGCTCTTGAAGCTGCTTCAGCAATTGGGCGGAATTGAAGCTGCCGGTTGAAATTTGGATCCAATCTTGGGGTGATATCAAAGAGCTATGCAGCAAGATGCGTTTTGTACGATTTCCGCCCTTAGAGTCTGGATTAACTTTGAGACGTGCTTGCTGTGCTCCAATCGCAGTCCGAAGCTCTTCTGTGTGGCCGGCCTCTAGCAAAAGAATTTCTTCGCCGTCAATCTTGATCGCTCGATCCGAGAAGTCAGGAAATGCTCGTACTAGATCGCGGGAGATGATATTAACTGAAATGGAGAGGAATCCCGCCGCTTGGAGCCTTTCCAACAAAACGTCTAATGCTTTGTTGTAATCGGCATTTCGAGTGGATGGTCCCCAAGACTCTAAAATCAATCCTGGAATCGATTGAAACTCTTCGACTGAGTAGGTGGCATTGAGCTGCAGACCACTGCTTGTGATTACGTTTGGCATTGAAAACTCCAAAAATACTTACTGCTTGTGGTGGGAGCCCATATGCATCTAGTAGATATTCATAAGGCAATGCCCTTGGCTTTGAGCGTGGTAAGGAATAGTAGTGTTGCTAAAATGAAATAAATCAAAGAGATTGACCTTGAAACAAATAGGGGTAGCGCGGATTTCTTGAGTAAGAAGTATCCGTGTAAAATGCAGGTGATCATCAGAATAAAGCCGCAAGCAATTAAGGAGTAGCCGAATGAGAATGTTACTTCTGGCCACTGAGCGGTAGGGGTTACCGTGTTTACGAGGTAGCTCCCGGTGATTTGGACGGCTGCTGACAAGCCCAAATTCCTAATGTTGTCGAACATGTTTTTTATAGCATCTGAAGAAAAAAATCTCTCAATAATTCCCATGGGAAAAATATTCTGCTCTATGTGTTTATCTGGTTATGGTCAAGCATCAGGCTTAATTTAAACGAGTCACTTGGTGGATGATGGAACTGTTGCCAGCAAAGCGTACTGGCGAACATGTAAGTATTTACACTGTTTAATTATGTGTGTAGAGCTAATTCACGGCCTCATGAGGCCAGCGATGGCTTGAGTATGGAGCTCCTTCTTTGTTGATCTTATAGAGTATTTTGAACTGAGATCCTGCGGCACTTTCTGCGATAGCGGCGGAGCAGCGGCTTACTTTTAATCCCTCTTGAAGCGTTTGCCCGGCAATTACGCGGATTTCCTTCTTTCCTTTTTTTAATTCTACTACTTCGACGATCGCGGCTGGCAGTGCGCAGGACTTGTTTTTCGGTGGGCTGGCGTCAGGGATGTAAATTAGCGCAGAGGAGATTTGCATTAAGTCTAGGCTTTTGAAACAGCGCATTAAGCTGATTCTGGAAAACAGCGGAAGATTGTCAGACAAATCTGCTGGTGATTTAGTCGTGATGATGCCGTATACTATCTTAATATTAATATTGTCAATTGCTGCGTGGTATAGCTGCAGATCATTCTGGCCAATCCGATCAGTAATCAATTGTTTCAGCGCATCGCGACATCTGGGCTCTAGGATAATTAATTCAGCCGAGTTGGTCCCTTGA is from Pseudomonas sp. LS44 and encodes:
- the pheT gene encoding phenylalanine--tRNA ligase subunit beta; this encodes MKFSEQWLRTWVNPQASRDELVARLSMVGLEVDSVTPVAGNFSGVVVGEVLSTEQHPDADKLRVCQVSNGSEIFQVVCGAPNVRPGLKIPFAMIGAELPGDFKIKRAKLRGVESSGMLCSASELQISEDDSGLMELAIDAPVGESIRAYLGLDDVSIELGLTPNRGDCLSLAGLAREVGAIYAADVETVVVEAVAATHDETRPVDVFAPKACARYVGRVIRNVDLSRATPLWMVERLRRSDIRSINAAVDITNYVMLELGQPMHAFDLAEIQGGIHVRMAEEGETLTLLDGQKITLRADTLVIADHQRALALAGIMGGERSGVNTGTTDLFLESAFFDTIALAGKARSYGLHTDSSHRFERGVDPLLPRKAMERATALLVEVMGGEAGPIIEVASEANLPITAAITLRAERITQMLGLEMDSAEIEQLLRALGLSVTQESSGIWKVEVPSHRFDIAIEVDLIEELGRLYGYNRLPIRYPQARLAPQAKAEARSELPVLRRLLVARGYQEAITYSFIDPKLFDLFDPGVEPLQLANPISADMAAMRSSLWPGLVKALQHNLNRQQSRVRLFESGLRFKGKLPGLKQEAMLAGVITGSRLPEAWAHGRDDVDFYDLKADVEAVLGHAGALDSFIFVPGQHAALHPGQTAQIEREGRVIGYMGAIHPELTQSLGLEQPIYLFELVLSEIAQGNLPQFRELSRFPEVRRDLALLVDKDIAAESVLATIRETSGEWLTDLRLFDVYHGKGIDPHRKSLAVGLTWQHPSRTLNDDEVSSTTQNILASLEKRFNATLRK
- the ihfA gene encoding integration host factor subunit alpha; this translates as MGALTKAEMAERLYEELGLNKREAKELVELFFEEIRQALELNEQVKLSGFGNFDLRDKRQRPGRNPKTGEEIPITARRVVTFRPGQKLKARVEAYAGTKS
- a CDS encoding MerR family transcriptional regulator; this translates as MLEPSHNDELPPIPGKRYFTIGEVSELCAVKPHVLRYWEQEFTQLNPVKRRGNRRYYQRQDVLMIRQIKALLYDQGFTIGGARQRLSGDEAKDDTTQYKQLIRQMIVELEDVLLVLRK
- a CDS encoding HNH endonuclease signature motif containing protein, whose translation is MPNVITSSGLQLNATYSVEEFQSIPGLILESWGPSTRNADYNKALDVLLERLQAAGFLSISVNIISRDLVRAFPDFSDRAIKIDGEEILLLEAGHTEELRTAIGAQQARLKVNPDSKGGNRTKRILLHSSLISPQDWIQISTGSFNSAQLLKQLQEPTADNAELEVRATALIRSMLEVPPGRAKPASTTATSTVYARDPAVKAWVLQRADGCCELCDCSAPFLREDGLPYLEVHHVKPLAEGGSDRISNTIALCPNCHRRMHHGQSKLDLREEAVRKIPRLLQESSS